A stretch of DNA from Pseudomonadales bacterium:
GAGGATCCGCTCATCGTCGATGCCAACGGCATTCTCAAGGCTGGAACCCAGGCAACGATTGATCGAACGGGCCTGATCCAGTTCCTTGACGAGGCCGAATGAGCGGGCACCGCCGACTTCATCCTCATAAGAGGTGTGTGAGAAATCCAGCACCGCACGCTTCGGATAGCGGTTGTACACGGGATGATCGGCTTCGAAGGTGTAGTCGGCCCGGAAGCCGTCGAAGGGGCTCAGACGGGCGACCGCATCACCCTGACTGACTTCCACCACACGGGTGACGCGGATGTATTCCTTAGGTGCATTCTGATCAACCAGACCCACGCTGCGGATGAGGTTGATGAAGGGTGCCGCGCTGCCATCCATGATCGGCACTTCTTCGCTGTTCAGTTCAACCGAAAGGTTATCCACACCCAGCCCCCACAGCGCTGACATCAGATGTTCCACGGTGGAAATCTGCACATCCCGTTCTGCAATGCTGGTAGACAGGGTCGTGTCCGAAACATGCATGGCGCTCGCTTTCACCTGGGCACGATTGAGGTCCGTGCGAATGAAACGAATGCCCGTGTTCTCCCCGGCAGGGCGAAGGGTCATACGAACTTTCTGACCCGAATGAACACCGATTCCGATAGCGTGGACCGACCGTTGCAGAGTTCTTTGTGTTTGCATTTTTTAGAGGGTTCTTTTTTGATTTCAAACGCTTGGCACGGGACTATACAGACCTTCTCCAGCAAAATGAAGGAAATATGGAGAAAAATATGGAAGAACTATGAACGGACGCAAGTTTTACTTCTTTCCATATTTTTATTACAAATCAATAGATTAGGTCATCTATCCAGGATCCATTGCTATTTTCGTGTCTGACAGAATTATGAAGACTGCAGGGGTGCTCCGGCCGCAACGACCGCCGCCCGGGCACGATTTTCGCGCTGCCAGTCGCACCAGAAGCCAGTAAACTATCCGGCCTGCCATGCCAGCCCTCAACCACCCTGCTGTGAGTCCCCTCCTTTCTGTCGCCCCCATGATGGCGTGGACCGATCGGCACTGCCGTTATCTGCACCGGATCTGTGCACCGCGGGCGACGGTATTCACGGAGATGATCACCACAGGTGCCCTCCTCCATGGCCCCCGGGACCGTCTGCTCGCCTTCGATCCCGCCGAGCATCCCATCGCGGTACAACTGGGTGGCAGTGATCCGGCGGACTTCGCAAAGTGCGGCGAAATTGTCGAAGCCGCCGGCTTTGATGAGCTGAACATCAACGTCGGATGCCCGTCTGAGCGGGTGCAGCAGGGCCGCTTCGGCGCCTGCCTGATGCGCGAACCCGGACTGGTCGCTGATCTTGTCCGCGCAGCACGCAGCAGCACGGGTATCCCGGTGACCGTGAAATGCCGGCTCGGAGTCGATGAGGCGGACAGCCAGCCGCTGCTCGAAGCCTTTGTTGCGACCGTCGCGGCCGCGGGATGCTCACGTTTCTATCTGCACGCCCGTAAAGCGCTGCTCAAGGGTGTTTCGCCCGCGCAGAACCGTCACATACCACCCCTGCAGTACGAGCGGGTCCATGCGCTGAAGGCCCGTTTTCCAGAGCTGGGCATCATTCTCAATGGCGGAATCGATTCTCTGGAGGTCGCAACCGCCCAGCTGCCGGGTACAGACGGTCTCATGATCGGGCGCCAGGCTTACCACCAGCCACTGTTTCTCAACGCGGTGCACCAGATGCTTTTCGGAGGCGAATGTCTCGATCCGTGGCAACTGCTGAGCGCCTATCTTCCTTACATCGAGTCCGAGGTAGCGCGCGGTACGCCACTGCACAGCATGACCCGTCACTGTCTGGGGCTGTTCGCAGGAAGACCCGGCGCTCGCCGCTACCGACAGGTGCTGAGCGACACCCATACCCTCAGGCGCAATGATCCCGACCTGGTGCGGGAAGCGGCCGCCATGGTGCGCAAGCCACAGCCACCGCTCAAGGCTGCGGCGAGCGGCTGACCACCATGCTCACCCGTCTGCTTGACCGCATCCGAATCCGCAATGCCCGGGAGCAGGACGGCCAGCCTGTCACGGTGCTCGCGGCAGCCATACTGCTGCTGGAAGTTGCCTGGGCAGACCATGACATCTCAGATGAGGAAATCGCCATTCTGCGGTCAGCATTGACCACTCAGTTCGAACTCGATGGCACCACGCTCGATGCCCTGATCGAAGAATCCCGGCAGGCCCAGGCGCAGAGCGTGGGCGTTCAACCCTATACCCAGGCGATCAATGAGAGCTGGAACGAACAGGAACGCTTTGAACTTGTCGTGAACCTGTGGCGACTCGCCTACGCAGGCGCCGGTGTTGACCCGCTCGAGGAGCACACCATCCGTCGGATCGCCGATCTGCTGTACCTCAGCCACAGACGGTTCATCGAGGCAAAATTTCTGGCGCGGCAGTCTGCCTGAACTCCAGCGCCGCGGATCGGGCTATCCGGTGGCGCTGGAGAAACGCTCCTTTCAACTTGCTGGTGGCTTGTTTCAGGCCACTACAGGTCTTCGTAGTCCTCAAAATCTTCAAAAGGGTCTTCATCGAACTCGCCATCTTTGACCAGATAGGCGCGGCGCTGCAGATAGGCATCACGGATGAAAAGGTATTCGTCGCCGGTGATGAGATCCTCGGCGGACAGCAGTCGCGCGCGCAGATCGATGAAGTAGAGTCCGTAGAGCGAATTACGGACCCGGACGTTGTCGATGAAACCAATGGGATTGGTGAAGGCATCCCCGATCATTCCGACAGCATAGGTCACCGTTGAGGGCCCCCGCACTGGAATCATGAAAAAGGGACCTTCTGGAATGCCCCAGACCGCCAGGGTCTGTCCGAAATCTTCTTCGTGCTGAGGCATCCCGAAGCGGGACGCCACATCGAACAGCCCGCCGATTCCCAGGGTCGTGTTCACCAGGAAACGGCCAAGATCATTGGCGGCCGGCCCCGGCTTACCCTGGAGAATCTGATTCAATGCGATGCCTGGAGACTGCAGGTTGTCGAAGAAATTGCTGACACCGTCTTCAACCGGATCCGGCACTACCCAGTGATAGCCCCGGGCGATCGGGCGCAGGATCCAGCTGTCCAGCCGATCATTCACCCGATGGATGCCACGATTCAGGCCAATCCAGGGATCCGGATCACGGTAGCGAGGCTGCGGGTCGGATTCCGACTCCCCGGCAGCTGGTTCACTGAGAGATCTCTCAGCCTCGTCTGTCCGGCCGGCAGACCGGTCCGACTCCGCCCCATTGACAGCAGACACGCAGAAAAACAGCAGCAGCAACAGCACCAACAGGCGCTGGAAGGGAACCTCAGCCATACCCTGGAGATCTCGTACCCACGAGGACCTGAGCCTCTCGCAACCGCTCGAGCGTTGCAATCCCCTCTTTGAAAGTAAGCGCCGGATCGAGGTGCGCAGCTTCCCGACCCAAGTTCTCCAGCGCTTCGCGACCGTTCGTAACCTCGGACAGCAGCGTTACAAGACGCAATGTCAGAGCGTTCACCCGCATGAAATGAACCGAATCGTCGCGACGCCTGTAAACAATCAGCTCGGTCGGTCGATCCGGGGGCGCCGAAGGTCGATTGTTCGGCCCGATTTCGTGTACCGGGTATCGATAGGCCAGACATCGCGCAAGGGGGGAAACCACTACTTCACCTGCCAGCAGGTCACCGTCTGGATCCACATCCCTGACCGGAAACTCGGCATCGCTCACACCCAGCGCGAGTTCCACCCATTCATAGTGGAGCAGTTCCAGCAGGAAGTCGGGCAGCTCCGCCGGGACACCGCTCTGCACGAAATCCAGGAACTCCTGACTGACCTCCAGAAAATAGGGCGACTCGCTGGGATGGTGATGAATGAACTCGCGCACGAGGCCACGCCAGGCTTCCTCCCCCAGCACCCTTTTGCTCACCGGGAAGCAACCGGCCAGCAGACTCTCGATTGAGTTGAAGAACAGGTCCACATAAACCTGCATCCGCCGGGCATCTACCCCTGCCGGCACCGGGTATTCCAGCGGGTTGCGGATGTGGGCGGCAAACGCCAGCTGCATTTCCCGGAATTCGGGGAGATTAGTGCCCGAGTGCGGCATTCTTCTGAATCCGCTGACGCTGCAGCTGACGAATCCGATCCACTTCGGCAAGCAGGTCGTCCAGCGGCGGAAAATTGAAATCCCGCTCCAGTAGTGTGGGCGAGACACCGAACTTCGCGTAAGCGGCTTCGAGAAGCGCCCAGACCGGCTCGATCACCCGGGAACCGTGTGTGTCGATGCGCAGATCGGGAGCTTCCACGTAGTGACCGGCAATGTGCGTGTAGACCGTGCGATCGCCGTCGATGCGGTCCAGAAATTCGTACGGGTCATAGCCGAAATTGATCGCGTTGACATGAATGTTATTGACATCCAGCAGCAGGTCACAATCTGCTTCGCGCAGGACAGCATTGATAAAGTCGACCTCCCGCATCTGCGCACCAGGTGCCACATAGTAAGACACGTGCTCGATGCCGATCCGCCGCTCCAGTATGTCCTGTACATCGCGGATCCTGTCGGCAACATAGCGAACGGCTTCTTCGGTGAAGGGAATCGGCATCAGGTCGTAAAGATGCCCTTTGTCGTCGCTGCAATAGCTCAGGTGCTCGGTATAGCAGCGGACGTGGAAGTCACTGAGGAACTGCTTCACTTCCTTCAGAAACACACGATCCAGCGGCGCCGGTCCGCCGATGGACAGGGACAGGCCGTGACAGACGAGGGGAAATCGATCGGCGAGTTTCTGGAACTGGCGGCCGAACCGACCACCCACTCCAATCCAGTTCTCCGGTGCAAGCTCCAGGAAATCGATGGCACCTTCAGCCACCGAAGTCAGCTGGGGCAGCAGCCCTCGCCGCAACCCCAGCCCGGCACCTGTTACCGGAGGCATCAGCATGGACTCAAATCCCTCTGATGTGACCGGCAGGACGCTGGCTTAGGCTGCGCCTCCGCACTTGCCTTCTGCGGATTTCTCTTCACCGCACTTGCCTTCGCCGCATTTGCCTTCGCCTTCCTTGTCTTCGCCGCACTTACCCTCGCCGTCCTTGTCTTCGCCGCACTTACCCTCGCCGTCCTTGTTTTCGCCGCACTTGCCTTCGCCGCACTTGCCTTCGCCTTCCTTGTCTTCGCCGCACTTGCCTTCACCGCACTTGCCTTCACCGCACTTGCCCTCCGCATCGGCCTGGGCAAGCAGGTCGTAACCCCGGGCAAGATCATCGGTTGCGAAGGGGTTCTCGGCGCTCGCGTAGCTTGCTGCTGCCAGGGAGGCAACGAACGCAGTTCCTACAGCCGCAGTGACGGGCTTCATCTTTCGATTCAAGGTGCTCATATCTTCAGATTCTCCTCTCCAGCCCCATCCGGGCCGTATTGATGTTGCTTTGAGCGCGGAATGCGCCCCCGTGGTATGACCCTGTGGTTCCTGAATGGTTCAGGATCAGCCGACGATGAGTATACGCGCCAGGACAGATTCTCAAACAAGCCCAAGATCCCGCTCGATACCCTGCAGATGGCGGTCCAGCCGCTTGGGAGATGATTTCACACCACGAGCCTTGGAGCGGGAGGCAAGGCTTTCAGCAAACAGACTGACCCGGACCTCTTCCAGTTCGAAACGCAGCAGCTGGCAATCCCGTTCGCACAGTTCTCCGGTGGCGTCGATTTTTGCCACCCGTTCCGCCAGACCCTGCACCACCCGGCTGAGTTCGCGATCCCGGGGGACCTTTCCCTGCAGGCTGTTGAGTCGCACTTTGACTGCCTCCAGATAGCGCGGCAGCTCGCCCAGATATTCGGGCGGCGTCACACTGAGTACATCGGCAGGGATCAGTCGGATCACCTGGTCACGCATGTCGGCAACCGACTCGGCAAAAGCTGGTGATGTGGTCGCATCAAGCGCCCGGATCACCTCCATGCGAAGCGCCAGCGCGGCAGCCAGACTGGCGGTGATTCTTTCGAAACAGGGAACCAGATCTCCTCGCCGATCCTGCAGCGCTTTGGCGAAACCGGTTCCGTCAACGGGCAGTTCCCGACCCTCGAAGTAGCAATACCAGGCACTGGCTTTGAGGACCTCCTCCTCGAGCTGTGCCGCGCTGCCCAGAGGCGCATAGAGAAGTCCGAGCCGACGATCGGCGGCCAGCTGCTTCCTCAGGTATCGGGTGGATTGTCCCAGCGTCAGCAGTGCCAGTCTCGGGTATCCCTGACGGTTGCCACGAGCCTGGGCGCGCTCATCGAGCAGGTGTCGCACCGCAACGGTTGCACCTTCGTCCACCAGCGCAGGGTAGACGATCACTTCCGCACCTGCCGCCCCCAGAACGGCACTCGCCGGCAGCGGCTCCGCCGGGAACTCCTTCAATCCCGAGGACTCGTGACGCTCGCGCAGTCCGCCTTCCAGACGCGCCTCCAGTTCCCGGCGAAACTCTGCCTGGAGCCTCTCGAGATCGCGGCTCTGCGCCAGTATCCGGCCTTGTGGATCGACAACCTGCACATTCATGAGCCAGTGCGCGTCCAGCCGGGTTCGATCCCAGTCACCGGCATCGATGCGTACCCCGAACTCGTGCCAACACACATCGGCGAGGGCCACCCCGATACGGCCCTGTCGGTAGATGGCGGGCTGCAGCAGTATGGGCAGGACTTTTTCGACGGCATCCGGTATCGGGGTGAGTGGCCGCCGCCTGGACTTGGGCAGGCTGCGCAGCCATTGCTCCACCACGCCGCCCAGCATGCCGGGGACTGACCAGTCGAGCAGCGTATCCGCCAGCAGGTGAAGCAGCCCTACCGGAACCTGAATCGACACACCGTCGTCCTGCTCTCCCGGTGCGAACCGGTATTTCAGCGCGAAACTGACATCCCGTAGCACGAGCTCTGCTGGAAAATCTGCCTCGCTGTAGCCTCCGCCATCTTCCGCCGACAGCATCGCTTCGCTGAAATAAAGGGCAGTCAGTGTCTGGGGCTCCGCCTTACGCAGCCAGCGGTCGAGCCGTTGCGCACTGATTACGTCAGCCGGCACGATCCGATCATAGAGTTCTGCAATCACGGACTCCGGAGCCAGCAGGTCGCGACGCCGACCCTTATCCTCTGTCTCTCGGATGCGTCCCATCACCTCCAGATTGTGATTCAGGAAGTCCGGTGGCTTGCGCAGGGCACCGCGCACGAGCCCATCGAGGAGAAACAGATTGCGGCTGACCACAGGATCGATCCGCGAGTAACTCACCAGACGCCGTTCGACCAGACTCAATCCGAACAGGGTAACGGTCTCATAGGCAACCGCCTCACCGCGTTTGATGCTCCAGTGCGGTTCGCTGTGGCTTTTCTTGACAAGGTGTGCGGCGGCTTCCTCGATCCAGCGGGGTTCAACACCGGCAACCTGGCGAGCGTAAACCCGGCTGGTTTCCACGATTTCCCCGCACACCAGCCATTTAGGCGTCTTCGCCGACAGTGCCGAACCCGGGAAAATGCGAAACCGCAGGTTGCGCGGACCCAGATACTCGCCGCGCTCCTCATGGCGGCCGATCAGACTGAGTGAGCCGGGCAGCAGTGCCTGGTGGACGCTCGCATAGTCGGCGGCGGTCCCGTTTGGTTTCAGCTTCAGCTCCCGGGCTACCAGCAGCAGTTGCCGGTGCAGGGCGCGCCACTCGTGCATGCGACTGACAGACAGAAAATTTCGGCCGAGTTCGCGGCGCAGTGCAGCCCGGGTCAGCTGCTGGCGCCGTTCCTCGAACCAGTTCCACAGGCGCAGCAGAGTCAGAAAATCAGATCGCTGGTCGGCCCATTGCGCGTGGGCCTGGTCTGCGCTGCCCTGTTTATGCAACGGGCGCTCCCGGGCGTCGGCCGAAGCCAGCGCACTGACGATTACCAGCATCTCGGTCAGGGCCCGGGTGCGATCCGCCGCAATCAGCATTCTCGCCAGTCTCGGATCCACCGGGATCCGCGCCATCATGCGGCCCAGGTCCGTGAGCCGCTCCCCCGTCAATGCTCCCAGTTCCGCCAGCAGATTTTCCGCATCCCGGATCGCCCGCGGGTCGGGCGGCTCGAGGAAGGGAAAGCTTTTGGGATCCCCCAGACCGAACGCCCGCATCTGCAGTACGACGGCAGCGAGATTGGTTCGCTGGATCTCGGGGTCGGTATAGGCGGGTCGGCTCTCGAAGTCCTCCC
This window harbors:
- the lpxC gene encoding UDP-3-O-acyl-N-acetylglucosamine deacetylase, producing the protein MQTQRTLQRSVHAIGIGVHSGQKVRMTLRPAGENTGIRFIRTDLNRAQVKASAMHVSDTTLSTSIAERDVQISTVEHLMSALWGLGVDNLSVELNSEEVPIMDGSAAPFINLIRSVGLVDQNAPKEYIRVTRVVEVSQGDAVARLSPFDGFRADYTFEADHPVYNRYPKRAVLDFSHTSYEDEVGGARSFGLVKELDQARSINRCLGSSLENAVGIDDERILNPDGLRYRDEFVKHKLLDAIGDLYLLGRPILGSFHGHKSGHALNNKLARALLRCEDAWEMVTVGSPDFADVRVLAPAI
- the dusA gene encoding tRNA dihydrouridine(20/20a) synthase DusA codes for the protein MPALNHPAVSPLLSVAPMMAWTDRHCRYLHRICAPRATVFTEMITTGALLHGPRDRLLAFDPAEHPIAVQLGGSDPADFAKCGEIVEAAGFDELNINVGCPSERVQQGRFGACLMREPGLVADLVRAARSSTGIPVTVKCRLGVDEADSQPLLEAFVATVAAAGCSRFYLHARKALLKGVSPAQNRHIPPLQYERVHALKARFPELGIILNGGIDSLEVATAQLPGTDGLMIGRQAYHQPLFLNAVHQMLFGGECLDPWQLLSAYLPYIESEVARGTPLHSMTRHCLGLFAGRPGARRYRQVLSDTHTLRRNDPDLVREAAAMVRKPQPPLKAAASG
- a CDS encoding TerB family tellurite resistance protein, encoding MLTRLLDRIRIRNAREQDGQPVTVLAAAILLLEVAWADHDISDEEIAILRSALTTQFELDGTTLDALIEESRQAQAQSVGVQPYTQAINESWNEQERFELVVNLWRLAYAGAGVDPLEEHTIRRIADLLYLSHRRFIEAKFLARQSA
- a CDS encoding VacJ family lipoprotein, encoding MAEVPFQRLLVLLLLLFFCVSAVNGAESDRSAGRTDEAERSLSEPAAGESESDPQPRYRDPDPWIGLNRGIHRVNDRLDSWILRPIARGYHWVVPDPVEDGVSNFFDNLQSPGIALNQILQGKPGPAANDLGRFLVNTTLGIGGLFDVASRFGMPQHEEDFGQTLAVWGIPEGPFFMIPVRGPSTVTYAVGMIGDAFTNPIGFIDNVRVRNSLYGLYFIDLRARLLSAEDLITGDEYLFIRDAYLQRRAYLVKDGEFDEDPFEDFEDYEDL
- a CDS encoding putative DNA-binding domain-containing protein, whose amino-acid sequence is MPHSGTNLPEFREMQLAFAAHIRNPLEYPVPAGVDARRMQVYVDLFFNSIESLLAGCFPVSKRVLGEEAWRGLVREFIHHHPSESPYFLEVSQEFLDFVQSGVPAELPDFLLELLHYEWVELALGVSDAEFPVRDVDPDGDLLAGEVVVSPLARCLAYRYPVHEIGPNNRPSAPPDRPTELIVYRRRDDSVHFMRVNALTLRLVTLLSEVTNGREALENLGREAAHLDPALTFKEGIATLERLREAQVLVGTRSPGYG
- a CDS encoding DUF692 domain-containing protein, whose protein sequence is MPPVTGAGLGLRRGLLPQLTSVAEGAIDFLELAPENWIGVGGRFGRQFQKLADRFPLVCHGLSLSIGGPAPLDRVFLKEVKQFLSDFHVRCYTEHLSYCSDDKGHLYDLMPIPFTEEAVRYVADRIRDVQDILERRIGIEHVSYYVAPGAQMREVDFINAVLREADCDLLLDVNNIHVNAINFGYDPYEFLDRIDGDRTVYTHIAGHYVEAPDLRIDTHGSRVIEPVWALLEAAYAKFGVSPTLLERDFNFPPLDDLLAEVDRIRQLQRQRIQKNAALGH
- the hrpA gene encoding ATP-dependent RNA helicase HrpA, with translation MNLSADVKMDPAGSGGLHIEFPSDLPISAHVDEIRAHLRSSQVLVVAGETGSGKTTQLPKICIAAGYGKLGMIGHTQPRRLAARAVAGRIAEETRSQLGAAVGYAVRFNDVVSADTRIKIVTDGLLLTEIRRDKLLSRYEVIIVDEAHERSLNIDFLLGYLQGVLERRADLRLIITSATIDVAAFSSHFRDAPIVEVSGRSYPVTVEYLDDALAASSAEERLLGALEEIESKPRTGARDVLVFLPGEREIMECARFLRETAGQRFEILPLYARLSAAEQQKIFATGRLRRVVLATNVAETSLTVPNIGFVVDFGTARVSRYSFRSKLQRLSLEPVSQASADQRAGRCGRIAPGTCLRLYTREDFESRPAYTDPEIQRTNLAAVVLQMRAFGLGDPKSFPFLEPPDPRAIRDAENLLAELGALTGERLTDLGRMMARIPVDPRLARMLIAADRTRALTEMLVIVSALASADARERPLHKQGSADQAHAQWADQRSDFLTLLRLWNWFEERRQQLTRAALRRELGRNFLSVSRMHEWRALHRQLLLVARELKLKPNGTAADYASVHQALLPGSLSLIGRHEERGEYLGPRNLRFRIFPGSALSAKTPKWLVCGEIVETSRVYARQVAGVEPRWIEEAAAHLVKKSHSEPHWSIKRGEAVAYETVTLFGLSLVERRLVSYSRIDPVVSRNLFLLDGLVRGALRKPPDFLNHNLEVMGRIRETEDKGRRRDLLAPESVIAELYDRIVPADVISAQRLDRWLRKAEPQTLTALYFSEAMLSAEDGGGYSEADFPAELVLRDVSFALKYRFAPGEQDDGVSIQVPVGLLHLLADTLLDWSVPGMLGGVVEQWLRSLPKSRRRPLTPIPDAVEKVLPILLQPAIYRQGRIGVALADVCWHEFGVRIDAGDWDRTRLDAHWLMNVQVVDPQGRILAQSRDLERLQAEFRRELEARLEGGLRERHESSGLKEFPAEPLPASAVLGAAGAEVIVYPALVDEGATVAVRHLLDERAQARGNRQGYPRLALLTLGQSTRYLRKQLAADRRLGLLYAPLGSAAQLEEEVLKASAWYCYFEGRELPVDGTGFAKALQDRRGDLVPCFERITASLAAALALRMEVIRALDATTSPAFAESVADMRDQVIRLIPADVLSVTPPEYLGELPRYLEAVKVRLNSLQGKVPRDRELSRVVQGLAERVAKIDATGELCERDCQLLRFELEEVRVSLFAESLASRSKARGVKSSPKRLDRHLQGIERDLGLV